A portion of the Caenorhabditis elegans chromosome III genome contains these proteins:
- the mel-28 gene encoding Protein mel-28 (Confirmed by transcript evidence) produces the protein MDNENSSIFKSYQGYECWRGEKQIILKDSIGRQLPYIVNFKKNTCQIFDIEWERVTHSFVFPEGCALIDADYFPTEEGKLGILVGVEDPRQSCGAEHFVLALAVDPDSPAMTITHSLEVPSKITVVKTLFSSADMADETQRTVLKLYHRLMTWQHIVAIGCKETQCYLARLVAVETPSSPVITVHSEKKYLINLMNAYVSGSVLQYTLDDGAYREYPTAAVYISALSLMPRSRTLLVGLSMGGILAASLNPSNQMMLLELRHERLVRKIAPLEPEDDPDKFEYFIATVDCSPRHPIMIQLWRGSFKTLEDVDGEEKYDRPSFSVCLEHKILFGERWLAVNPIVTERDHMMLTRKRGTEDSMHNVSQTFGSTSNRNSVLLAYERKKMVIGTEDPNAEPEYIVEAAIFDIDSWYYKRVPGRVSTDGTVLKQCAFLSTIKSNIRSEDVNDIGILTNEATDVSSFSSMVSDADQLFYPSALSFERVFVAKNTRIDWMKIQNIQDTILNKCAVKLPALIRNPEMISSVVMAAGLVRKNILSGSPNSSAAEINELQLSSDQKVLLNVIVYYGKIEEFCQLASRPDISDTLKRELAEWALHEAVDYKRTISDKMVSLFQGRSLALSPLAEESIAQGIKLFRVVYEYLKACSKALKDDRLRNLAHSVICMRNHTKLTSQFINFAIIPVDPIRQQRMKDLHSKRKNMARKNSSSLPVQSVVRKMNRQAPNAQFWNDIPHDEWYPPTPLDLLECLLNVSISESIKRELVVQYVIDWISTSPEDSEHSEKQLALETIKIMTNQMLNVNLEKIYYILDQGKKALTSSKTSDDMRALGEKVFSMKDDEISYEKLWGKDAPMTVTIGKHDLQRFEQRMKMQMEGGKVRLPVLDPESEILYQMFLFENEKFEAMSSEAISSNKLLSAFLPGMIKKDGRGRQKTAKEQEIEISVKKMFERKVQNDDEDMPEVFASVNDKTERKRKSSQFGEDDESSVSSSQYVPPTAKRIQQWKSAVESVANNSSINSITSPDSHQNAEINMMIATPARYYKRHNEEENVQDGFLSPAGNRPPPVSAHNSILKTAKGGQSASRGRIRFRADVPRGADESIEDNGRKGLALNFAILEDEEEETMTIRKSRSMGKHDEEKDSEKNVVDEMEEVKDQEQENDECIESEKTFENQDDFEVLEDTSAPEAANTENGSETPPMEDTFEVRDDDVMPPTDETYLSHLQTDKTGILEEEGEDEDIWDGVQRSFEVQMDEDCEAVPTIDVADDLESKSEEVNEEEVVESEEVQQDAKEPEKTEKRQEEPEPEVMQPVIPEEPQNESLESSIKLQEELQEEPDIVPTGDEDTADKVQEQAVEEDRPPSRNTRSSSVQKSTSQVEDRDPKELVEEERPPSRNTRSASVQKSSNQEKTSESGEVTEEDRPPSRNTRSASVQKSSSKVKDQKPEELIEEDRPPSRNTRSASAQKTVAANKSVLESEIPSRSASRRTRSTSLRNDTVAEPDETSVAMTTRRRTRATSEVVSKQSSEDDGRSTPKTGRTPTKKAAASTSSSRAGSVTRGKKSIIQKMPSPLEVTMEVQEEEEEEAEEERPASRSTRSASVKNTTVDPSSSALASTKRTTSRKRGNSETIDFNQDDKSAPTTPKRGRPAKKDAGSPKVGSKARGTKPKSIFENQEDEEDRSSSPDIEQPATPTRSSKRTARSRANSESIDDDSKQKTPKKKNAAVNEAGTSKQSRSVTRSRASSIDVQQEVEEPTTPKRGRGRPPKTVLENIEEGEEERKETAATPLLRSARRAKQ, from the exons atggataatgaaaattcgtccattttcaaatcataTCAAGGATACGAGTGTTGGAGGGGAGAAAagcaaattattttgaagGATTCAATTG GTCGTCAACTTCCCTACattgtgaattttaaaaagaatacGTGTCAAATATTCGATATCGAATGGGAACGCGTAACTCACTCGTTCGTTTTCCCTGAAGGATGTGCTTTGATCGATGCGGACTATTTTCCAACAGAag aAGGAAAGCTCGGAATTCTTGTTGGTGTTGAAGATCCTCGTCAGTCGTGCGGTGCCGAGCACTTTGTTCTTGCATTGGCAGTTGATCCGGATTCACCAGCCATGACAATCACACACTCACTGGAAGTTCCATCGAAAATTACAGTTGTGAAGACGCTTTTTTCGTCTGCCGACATGGCTGATGAAACACAGAGAACAGTTTTAAAGCTCTATCATCGACTGATGACGTGGCAGCATATTGTGGCAATTg GTTGCAAGGAGACACAATGCTACTTAGCTCGTTTAGTTGCTGTTGAGACGCCGTCAAGTCCTGTCATCACAGTTCACAGTGAGAAAAAGTATTTGATCAACCTAATGA ATGCTTACGTCAGCGGTTCAGTTCTTCAGTACACTTTGGACGATGGAGCATATCGTGAATACCCAACCGCCGCCGTGTATATCTCAGCGTTATCGTTGATGCCAAGAAGTCGAACTCTTCTTGTCGGTTTATCGATGGGAGGCATTCTGGCAGCTTCATTGAATCCTTCAAATCAGATGATGCTTTTGGAATTGAGACACGAACGACTTGTCAGAAAAATTGCTCCATTAGAACCAGAAGATGATCCCGACAAATTTGAGTATTTCATCGCCACTGTTGATTGTTCACCTCGTCATCCAATCATGATTCAACTTTGGCGTGGATCTTTCAAAACTCTCGAGGATGTTGATGGAGAAGAAAAGTACGACCGTCCATCATTCAGTGTTTGTCTAGAACATAAGATTTTGTTCGGAGAAAGATGGTTGGCTGTGAATCCTATTGTTACTGAAAGAGATCATATGATGCTCACAAGAAAGCGAGGAACGGAAGATTCGATGCACAATGTTTCTCAGACATTCGGATCAACTTCTAATCGAAACTCTGTTCTTTTGGCATACGAACGAAAGAAGATGGTGATCGGCACAGAAGACCCGAATGCTGAACCAGAATACATTGTGGAAGCAGCTATTTTTGATATAGATTCATGGTACTACAAAAGAGTTCCCGGTCGAGTATCTACAGATGGAACTGTTCTCAAGCAATGTGCATTCTTATCAACTATAAAGTCTAACATCCGATCAGAAGATGTAAATGACATCGGAATTCTTACAAATGAGGCCACTGATGTATCCAGCTTCTCTAGCATGGTTTCAGACGCAGATCAACTGTTTTATCCGTCAGCATTAAGCTTCGAAAGGGTTTTTGTTGCCAAGAATACCAGAATTGACTGGATGAAGATCCAGAACATCCAGGACACG attttgaacaAATGCGCCGTCAAACTGCCTGCTCTCATCAGGAATCCCGAAATGATTTCCAGCGTTGTTATGGCAGCTGGTttagtgagaaaaaatattctgtCTGGATCTCCCAATTCG agcGCCGCAGAAATAAACGAACTTCAATTATCGTCTGATCAAAAGGTTCTTCTCAACGTTATCGTCTActacggaaaaattgaagagtttTGTCAATTGGCATCTCGTCCTGACATTAGTGACACGCTAAAACGGGAATTAGCAGAATGGGCACTTCACGAAGCTGTTGACTACAAGAGAACTATTTCTGACAAGATGGTTTCACTCTTCCAGGGAAGATCACTTGCTCTCTCTCCACTAGCAGAAGAATCTATTGCACAGGGAATCAAGCTTTTCCGAGTTGTTTACGAATATCTGAAAGCCTGTTCAAAAGCGTTAAAAGATGATCGACTTCGCAATTTGGCCCATTCTGTGATATGTATGAGAAACCATACGAAACTTACCAGccaattcatcaattttgCCATCATTCCTGTAGACCCGATCAGACAGCAAAGAATGAAGGATTTACattcaaagagaaaaaatatggCGAGAAAGAACTC ATCATCTCTACCCGTTCAATCAGTCGTTCGAAAAATGAATCGTCAAGCTCCAAATGCTCAATTCTGGAACGATATTCCACATGACGAATGGTATCCGCCAACACCTCTCGATTTGCTGGAATGCCTGCTGAATGTTTCGATTTCTGAGAGTATTAAACGAGAACTCGTTGTCCAATATGTCATTGATTGGATTTCCACATCTCCTGAAGATTCTGAACACAGCGAAAAACAATTGGCACTTGAAACTATCAAAATCATGACAAATCAAATGCTTAACGTTAACTTGGAGAAAATTTATTACATTCTGGACCAAGGAAAGAAGGCTTTAACAAGCAGCAAGACATCGGATGATATGAGAGCACTTGGAGAGAAAGTATTCTCAATGAAAGATGACGAGATTAGTTATGAGAAATTGTGGGGAAAAGATGCTCCGATGACAGTGACAATCGGAAAACACGATTTACAGCGATTTGAACAACGAATGAAAATGCAAATGGAAGGTGGAAAAGTTAGAT tgCCAGTTCTCGATCCGGAATCTGAGATTCTCTACCAAATGTTTCTCtttgaaaacgaaaagttTGAAGCAATGTCATCAGAAGCGATTAGTTCCAACAAATTGCTATCGGCTTTCCTGCCAGGAATGATCAAGAAGGATGGAAGAGGTCGTCAGAAGACTGCGAAAGAACaggaaatcgaaatttcagttaagaaaatgtttgagaGAAAGGTGCAAAACGACGACGAAGATATGCCTGAAGTTTTCGCTTCTGTCAATGACAAAACAGAAAGAAAGCGGAAATCAAGTCAGTTTGGTGAAGACGATGAGAGTAGTGTTTCGTCATCACAATATGTGCCACCT ACCGCGAAGAGAATTCAACAGTGGAAGAGTGCCGTCGAATCTGTTGCCAACAATTCGAGTATCAACAGTATCACAAGTCCGGATTCTCACCAAAATGCAGAAATCAATATGATGATTGCAACACCGGCACGGTATTACAAGCGACATAATGAGGAGGAAAATGTTCAAGATGGATTTCTATCGCCCGCTGGAAACAGACCGCCGCCAGTCTCTGCTCACAACAGTATTCTGAAAACAGCTAAAGGTGGCCAATCGGCTAGTCGAGGCCGTATCCGATTCCGTGCTGACGTTCCAAGAGGTGCTGACGAGAGTATTGAAGACAATGGTCGGAAAGGCCTTGCATTGAACTTTGCAATTcttgaagatgaagaagaggaaACCATGACTATTAGAAAATCACGGTCTATGGGAAAACATGACGAGGAGAAGgattcagagaaaaatgtaGTGGATGAGATGGAAGAAGTAAAAGATCAAGAACAAGAAAACGATGAATGCATTGAAAGTgagaaaactttcgaaaaccAAGACGATTTCGAGGTTCTCGAAGATACATCTGCTCCAGAAGCTGCAAATACAGAAAATGGTTCGGAAACTCCTCCCATGGAAGATACGTTTGAAGTACGAGATGATGACGTCATGCCACCAACCGATGAGACATATTTGAGTCATTTACAAACCGATAAAACGGGTATTCTTGAGGAGGAAGGTGAAGATGAAGATATATGGGATGGAGTTCAAAGATCTTTCGAGGTTCAAATGGATGAGGATTGTGAAGCTGTACCAACGATTGATGTAGCCGATGATTTGGAGAGTAAATCTGAAGAAGTGAATGAAGAAGAGGTAGTTGAATCTGAAGAAGTTCAGCAAGATGCGAAAGAacctgaaaaaactgaaaaacgaCAGGAAGAGCCAGAACCTGAAGTTATGCAGCCAGTGATTCCGGAAGAGCCTCAAAACGAATCTCTCGAATCGTCTATTAAACTGCAGGAAGAGTTACAGGAAGAGCCTGACATAGTTCCGACAGGTGATGAAGATACCGCGGATAAAGTTCAAGAACAAGCTGTTGAGGAAGATAGACCACCATCT AGAAACACTCGCTCATCATCTGTCCAGAAGTCTACTTCACAAGTGGAAGACCGGGATCCGAAAGAACTTGTCGAGGAAGAAAGACCTCCATCT aGAAACACTCGTTCTGCGTCTGTTCAAAAATCATCTAACCAAGAGAAAACTTCGGAATCAGGAGAAGTCACGGAAGAAGATAGACCACCATCC AGAAATACGCGGTCGGCATCTGTTCAAAAATCTTCATCAAAGGTAAAAGACCAGAAGCCAGAGGAACTCATCGAGGAAGATAGACCTCCATCA AGAAATACTCGATCCGCATCAGCCCAGAAGACAGTGGCAGCAAATAAATCTGTTTTGGAGTCTGAAATTCCAAGTCGTTCAGCGTCACGAAGAACTCGCTCCACATCGCTTAGGAATGATACTGTTGCCGAACCAGATGAGACGTCGGTTGCGATGACAACTCGGCGTCGGACTCGGGCAACTTCTGAGGTTGTTAGCAAGCAGTCGTCTGAAGATGATGGAAGATCGACACCAAAAACCGGAAGAACTCCCACGAAAAAGGCTGCAGCTAGTACATCTTCTAGTAGAGCTGGAAGTGTAACT cGCGGTAAAAAATCGATCATCCAAAAGATGCCATCCCCGCTAGAGGTTACAATGGAAgttcaagaagaagaagaagaagaagcggaGGAGGAACGGCCTGCATCAAGAAGCACTCGCTCTGCATCTGTCAAAAATACAACTGTTGACCCATCGTCATCTGCACTTGCTTCTACCAAACGTACAACTTCTAGAAAGAGGGGCAATTCGGAAACGATCGACTTTAATCAGGACGACAAATCGGCACCGACGACGCCAAAAAGAGGAAGACCCGCCAAAAAGGATGCAGGATCTCCTAAAGTTGGAAGTAAAGCT CGTGGCACCAAGCCTAAATCGATATTCGAAAAtcaagaagatgaagaagatcGTTCATCCTCTCCAGATATCGAACAACCAGCCACACCTACACGGTCTTCCAAACGAACGGCTAGATCCAGAGCAAATTCCGAATCGATCGATGATGATAGCAAGCAGAAGAccccaaaaaagaaaaatgccGCGGTTAATGAAGCTGGTACCAGTAAACAGTCTAGAAGTGTGACG agatcTCGAGCATCATCTATTGATGTACAACAAGAGGTGGAAGAGCCAACCACTCCAAAACGCGGAAGAGGAAGACCGCCCAAAACcgttctggaaaatattgaagagggtgaagaagagagaaaagaaaCGGCTGCg actccTCTACTGCGTTCAGCTCGCCGTGCTAAACAATAG
- the mip-1 gene encoding HTH OST-type domain-containing protein (Confirmed by transcript evidence): protein MTEADDPKKKIRARIERDVYSVLLSFQEGATPNQVERRMDDTLGYTYVGKYVQAGVRDMAQLLREHKDVRQNLSGVFSVVANEDNQDLINLISKQKKKKKGGKGAKPIRAATSMGFHNKSGFGYAAHLRSPKPSFMYPASSARANPAKPQATGYRNTVRHPPVRPSTATGHSSFANRSAYSHHTTRSTTVGPVKIAPSATAQRPLLRQPVTVVQRLSSTVAVPVLQPGIDSKCMPSIVDFSNNVKRMMLLEYPADVHLSELTEIYDKHFDVSIDPLQLFSKSWMMFVKTSFKEWLQLGTDGRVEVKEPWFTNFGAALKKSMPPAPEKKKPTTLHEPTSSVASSSLPISQGFRYQIPVVRPIVSVAESMKGLTVSARSVMGTPKDLPGVSNPIKNTARGSNKPRNDLASSKASKDLVVPVMKTTCIKSLEDTSTSSSNPSTLQLSTASTSATDQKLPKMSFGRQIEKGSSIPGRHISLALTEIKNQKVIAASIVGKSAKTSTKVPSTTRSVVLPPMSKGPGLARSRNFSPQQSTTSSIDNECLEAINAALPSDKDSW, encoded by the exons ATGACGGAAGCTGACGATCCCAAGAAGAAAATACGCGCGCGCATCGAGCGCGACGTGTACAGTGTTCTGCTATCATTCCAGGAAGGAGCGACCCCAAATCAAGTAGAAAGGAGAATGGA CGACACGCTTGGCTACACATATGTTGGAAAATATGTACAGGCTGGTGTGAGAGATATGGCTCAACTTCTGCGAGAGCACAAAGATGTACGACAAAATTTATCCGGAGTTTTCAGTGTTGT CGCAAATGAGGACAATCAAGACCTAATCAATCTGATCTCAaagcagaagaaaaaaaagaaaggtgGAAAAGGTGCAAAGCCCATTCGTGCAGCTACGTCTATGGGATTCCATAATAAAAGTGGATTCGGATATGCAGCTCACTTGCGCTCACCGAAACCCTCATTTATGTATCCAGCTTCATCTGCCAGAGCGAACCCGGCAAAg CCACAAGCAACTGGGTATCGCAATACCGTTCGACACCCACCTGTCCGCCCTTCCACTGCAACTGGTCACTCTAGTTTCGCAAATAGATCAGCTTATTCACATCATACAACGAGAAGCACCACTGTTGGTCCGGTCAAAATTGCTCCTAGTGCGACTGCTCAGCGTCCTCTTTTACGTCAACCTGTAACCGTTGTTCAAAGACTGTCGTCTACAGTGGCTGTTCCAGTTTTGCAACCCGGGATTGACTCGAAGTGTATGCCTTCGATCgttgatttttcgaacaaCGTTAAGCGCATGATGCTTCTGGAATATCCTGCTGATGTccat CTCTCTGAATTGACCGAAATCTACGATAAGCATTTCGATGTATCAATTGATCCACTCCAGTTGTTTAGCAAGAGCTGGATGATGTTCGTGAAGACTTCATTCAAAGAATGGCTGCAACTCGGAACAGACGGTCGAGTTGAAGTGAAGGAACCCTGGTTCACAAATTTTGGAGCTGCGTTAAAGAAATCAATGCCACCTGCTCCTGAAAAGAAGAAACCAACGACACTGCATGAGCCCACTTCAAGTGTCGCATCATCGAGCTTACCGATTTCACAAGGATTTCGGTATCAAATACCAGTTGTTCGTCCGATAGTGTCTGTCGCAGAAAGTATGAAAG gaCTCACAGTGAGTGCCCGTAGCGTAATGGGAACTCCAAAAGATCTTCCTGGTGTGTCTAACCCGATTAAAAACACAGCTCGGGGAAGTAATAAGCCTCGAAATG ATCTGGCATCTTCGAAAGCGAGTAAGGATCTTGTTGTTCCTGTGATGAAAACTACGTGTATCAAATCACTTGAAGATACTTCTACCAGTAGTTCGAATCCTTCAACATTGCAATTATCTACTGCCTCTACCTCTGCAACAGATCAGAAACTGCCAAAAATGAGCTTTGGAAGACAGATAGAAAAAGGATCGTCGATTCCAGGGAGACATATATCTCTTGCTCTCAcggaaattaaaaaccaaaaagttatT GCGGCTTCTATTGTTGGAAAGAGTGCCAAAACTTCTACAAAAGTGCCATCCACGACTAGAAGTGTAGTTCTCCCACCAATGTCAAAAGGACCAGGATTGGCACGTTCTCGTAACTTTTCACCACAACAATCGACTACATCTTCAATTGATAATGAGTGTCTAGAAGCTATCAATGCTGCGTTGCCGTCGGATAAGGATAGTTGGTGA